TCCGAGCTGGTTGTCTATGGGCTGGCAGCGCTGTCGGTCATCGCCTTGCTGATTGCAGCCTGGTCGGTCCGCGCCGAGCGCCGGGTCTCGGCCCGCAGCGCCGAGATCCAAGGCCGCTATTATGAAGAGCTCCAGGCGGCGCGGTCGCATGCCGTGGAGGCCGACAAGGCCAAGTCGCGTTTCCTCGCCACCGTCAGCCACGACATGCGCCAGCCGCTGCACGCGCTTGCACTTTACGTCGCAGCGCTCGAGCGGCGCGTCGCGACCGACGACGCGCGCAAGATCGTCGGCAACATGGACGGCGCCATCCGCACGATGAGCCGGATGTTCTCGGCCCTGCTCGATCTAGCCCGGCTCGAAGCCGGCGCGCTCGACCCGCAGCCCGAGCCGTTCCGGGTCGGCGGCCTGCTCGCCGACGTGGTCGCTTACTCGGCCGACCCGAATGGGGGCGAGGCGCGGGTCAAGGTGATCGACAGCGACCTCCTCGTCCAAAGCGATCCGAACCTGCTCGAGATCGCATTGCGCAATCTCGTCAGCAACGCCCTCAAGCATTCCGAAGGGGGTCGGGTGCTGGTCGGCTGCCGACGCGTCGGGAGCGGGGTCAATATCGAGGTGCACGACACGGGCCCGGGCATCGCCGAGGACAAGCTGGAGGCGTTGTTCAACGAATTCGTGCGCGGCGAATCCGCGCGTCCGGACGGCGGCATCGGGCTCGGTCTCGCGATCGTCGACGGCATGACCGAGTTGCTCGGCCACCGGCTTGCGGTTCGCTCGGAGGTCGGCCGGGGCACCGTCTTCTCGATCCTGGTGCCGCGGGCCGACCCGGAAGCGTCGGTCCAACTCGCTCAGGCCGCGCCGGCGCGGCTCGAAGGGGT
This portion of the Sphingomonas sp. LY54 genome encodes:
- a CDS encoding hybrid sensor histidine kinase/response regulator, whose translation is MYDDDAPAALPSPWLLAAAALVVAAILVLSVVLRRSELVVYGLAALSVIALLIAAWSVRAERRVSARSAEIQGRYYEELQAARSHAVEADKAKSRFLATVSHDMRQPLHALALYVAALERRVATDDARKIVGNMDGAIRTMSRMFSALLDLARLEAGALDPQPEPFRVGGLLADVVAYSADPNGGEARVKVIDSDLLVQSDPNLLEIALRNLVSNALKHSEGGRVLVGCRRVGSGVNIEVHDTGPGIAEDKLEALFNEFVRGESARPDGGIGLGLAIVDGMTELLGHRLAVRSEVGRGTVFSILVPRADPEASVQLAQAAPARLEGVRVLVADNEDFARDAMRQAFEDAGALVEAASSAEAVRVLGAGPVDIYVFDLNLGAANGIALLEELEQARGEALAALIVTGATTSDALAELKVSGREWLTKPASAADLTKAASRILGRSRSS